gTTTTTCTTCATTTCTCTCTCaattaattcaccagtggctatgtaacatgtgttgaggaattgcaccagtgtaagggttaattgaTTTTACAACGATATTGATTATTTCGATATCATGCTTTCTGACGCTTTTGTGTGAATTGACAgtgtaatttttattttaatgaacGTTAAATCAACAATGATGTTTTGATTACAGGAGCGAGTTTCCGGCCATCCCAACCTACAAATACTTTTGCAACAAGCGTGTTGCTCGCATGCTGCGGCAACGTGGGTTGGGCAATGGCCCGGTTCAGCTCTGGAAAACCATCAGGGAGCAGCACGAGGAGAGCTGGCTGGAGAGGAACATCCAAATCCTGACGGACCGGAAGGCCTTCAAGTCAACCACGACCCAGCCTTGCCCCAGGCCGCCCAGCATGGATCCTGTCCGAGCCCATCAGTGGTTTCTCCGCGTCTATGGACAGGTTGGTAGGACAGTGTTTAATATTTTACCATCCTTTCAAAAATTATAACCATGATGAAATTcctgatgcaagtttgtttcttttcttagCTTACACAGTAGTCTCCCTGTTTGAAATTATTTACGTTCAGGTTTATCACCATCAAatgtagaaagaaagaaagaaactcatGACTTCTACTTTGACTACTAACAGGATGTGCTGGGGCGGATCGATGATGTCAAGGCCGCCATCACCTCCACCTTCGGGACAGTTTTAAAACTGGACTCGACAAAAAAGGTATCTGTATCGTGTGATTTCGATCTCTGGTAGATCTGTGTTTGTTATTTAGTGTTCCTGTATTTTGGCTGTGAATCGCTACTGGTGTGAAAAAAGGAACAACATAGAGATGAACTTCAGGAGTAGTTATGTGATCGTTACTCACTCAAGCACTAACAGGAGCTTTTATAGTATCATGTTACTGACTTGGTTAACAAGAAGACGTTCTGTTAACAGATAACTGACTGGATTGTGATTGTTGTGTATCTGACAATGCTGTGTGTTGCAGGTCGCCAGGAAGCTTGCCGGCCATGGTGCCAGAACGGCGGAGTGGGCCAGCAACGTTGGCAAGGAACAAGGCCAGGTGCTCATCAGCGTCCTGACCGCTAAGGAGGGCTGTGGGCTGGCCAACATGGCGTCCGGTCTGATTGACCGCTACGCTAAGGCCTCTGTTGAGCCGCCCCAGCTTCTCTGCGTGGATAGGGACTGCTGTTCGGGTGCCACCCATGCCATGTTCGGGGGCTGGCCCGATCTCCAGATCCGCCTTGACATCTGACATTTCATGCGCCGGCTTGCCAGTGGCTGCACCACCGACGCCCACCCACTCTACAGCCTCTTCATGAGCCGCCTCTCCCAGTGCATCTTCCAGTGGGACGAGGCGGACCTGACAGCCTTGAAGACGGCCAAGAGAGTGGAGTTGGTGCGCCAGGGCTTCGTCAACCCCAGCGACCAGGATGTCATCAGTCGCATCAGGCGGCGAGAGCTTGCTCTACACTGTCGCCGTGCCACCAGCAGCACTGATGACATCCAAGTCCTCATCCAGCAGCTCCTGGACGCGTTGGGCGGCGAGCAGGGGGTGGACACCATGGGCGTGCCACTCTTCAACACATCTGGCATGATGGAAGAGTGGCTGAAGGCCAAGCGCCACATCCCCTGCCTCCAGGACCCCCCTGGCATTGAACTCTACACCGTCACCGGGACCATGAACTCTACACCGTCACCGGGACCATGCAGAAGGGGGGTTAGCTGCTCAACACCTACCGCTGCGCCAGAAGCTCAACCTCCCTGGAATCGTTTCACCTTCACCTGAACTGCTTCATTCCAGGTATGTGTATTTGCTTTTAGACTGACTATTATTCTATATCTTTGCCAAGTTCCTCTGTCGcctgccttttttttttgtctccACTGTTTTTTGCTGTTTAGTGTTTGTGTTCAAACGTGTTTTAAGTAACAAAAGTTGTCTGTTGTGCAGGGAGTACAGCCAGCGACCTCCACTTCCAGGCCTACCTGGTGGAGGGTCTGGCGCGGTGGAACCAGGCGCAGGCCGCCACCTCTGTGTCGAGCAAGCCCGGCACTTACAGCAGAAGGTTGCGTCACATTGCCAACCAGCTGAGTGCCGAGTTACTGGACGAGCCCCTCTACCCCGATTTCAGCATGCCCAACAAGCACACTGGTATTAAGTGTTCAGTCATTTTACATACCTGCATGATTACCTGTATACAGTTTTTTATGGTCACAATTTTGTAGGAGACTTTGCTGTGATACAGAGTGATGGTTTAATAAAACAGCAACTGTAGACATTTCTTAGCTGATTGTTGTTATGAGTAACAACCCCTTTGTGTACCTATTGCAGGTGAGCTGATCGGGGTAGAGTACATGTACTCCCAGACAGGTAGGGCTCTGCAGTACGTGCCTGCTGACACAGAGGACGCCAAGAAAGAGGACGCTGGGGACgacgatgaggaggaggagagtgCTGATGAGGGTTTTCACGACCTGACTGAGGTGGATGACATGACGATGGCCGACGCCAGCATGGTGGTTTTCGCTACCTCAGCCTCCTACCTCCTCTTCTGCCCTGACCAAATGGGACGACACCATCCCACTTCCAACCCCCACTGCAAGCAGTctcccaccaccccaccccctacccccactGCAAGCAGTCTTCCACctcccaccccctacccccactGCAAACAGTCTCCCACCAACCCACCTCCTACTCCCACCTACGCTGCAAGACGAacctcctccatctccgctacCTCATCCTGGCCGTTTCTGCTGACCAGCCAGACAACAGCCTTCTCGACCCTGTGTAGTGTGCCTGACCTACTCAAGGCCGACCCTAATGTAAGAATTTATCGTTCAATAATTATGTGCTCCAGTTGCTATGCGTTCCCTGTTGTTtcagtgatggcgctaatattttttcaaactggtacacaaacttttatgatgaaaactatccagaaaaaaaaggtaggctggtcattggaaccagtaagagtccaactcagagtactgcttttgttgttttaccagcaaaaAAACCGGTAGTTCTacaaatcaaccggtaggttataccggtgtaggatccggtccggtcccccctctgaagtagtcccccgggggaccaattcgtggcaaaaactgctctataatggtccccccttagacatccagcctcgttttcgaCTGGTCCCCCTGGGCGATTTTGGCCCCCCCTCGCATCCAAAATAGGCCCCCTCTCGAACTGGTCCCCCTCTTTTCTAACCAATGTAGAGCTAtgtcagtatttatttttaactttattgttaCAAAACTTTATTGTCCCCAAAAGCACAGGGCCATaggaacatttttttctttcttttttttccgatTTATGtgcttgttgttatttttgtgtgtgagatatatttgtttggttgtgttCTTGTTTCTTTCAGTGGTTtcttttagtgttttttttgcattggttctttttgtttctgtttgtttatgaGATGGTTTTACCGAATACTGAACATTAAATATTACTAGAatttcaaacaataaataaataagtcaatcaatattctctctctctctctctctctctctccccctcactcactctctatctctctctctctctctctctcaaacacacacacacacattttatgcacgcacgcgtgcacactCACTGGGTCAAGGTTACAGTGTCAAATCTAAACTTTTAAAAGTGATTTAACTTTGACATCACTTTGCTCCTGTTTTTTGTGTCACTCCTTAGACCAGAACTGTTAGTCTtctgctgtttttatatttagtcaagttttgactaaatattttaacatcgagggggaatcgaaacgagggtatggtgtatgtgtgtctgtctgtctgtctgtctgtctgtgcgtgtgtgtgtgtgtgtgtgtagagcgattcagactaaactactggaccgatctttatgaaatttgacatgagagttcctgggtatgaaatccccgaacgtttttttcatttttttgataaatgtctttgatgacgtcatatccggcttttcgtgaaagttgaggcggcactgtcacgccctcatttttcaaccaaattggttgaaattttggtcaagtaatcttcgacgaagcccggggttcggtattgcatttcagcttggtggcttaaaaattaattaatgactttggtcattaaaaatcggaaaattgtaaaaaaaattaaaaatttataaaacgatccaaatttacgtttatcttattttccatcatttgctgattccaaaaacatataaatatgttatattcggattaaaaacaagctctgaaaattaaatatataaaaattattattcaaatttttttttcgaaatcgttttaaaaacactttcatcttattccttgtcggttcctgattccaaaaacatatagatatgatatgtttggattaaaaacacgctcagaaagtgaaaacgaagagaggtacagaaaagcgtgctatccttctcagcgcaattccacgggcactgcctttgccacgggcggtggagtgacgatgctacgagtatacggtcttgctgcgttgcgttgcgttcagtttcattctgtaagcctcagctacttgactaaatattgtattttcgccttacgcgacttgttgttgtttcaaAGGTCATGATTTGAGACACTGGTACTCAGTCTTGACTGTCTACTTGAAGTACGCTGAAAGCCAAAGGTGGCAACTAGTTTTCATGTCATGGACACTTACTTAATTTTGAAGAAATATTTTTTCTATGGCGTTGTATAGAAAATATTAGATACTTGGTCTTTGATGTTATTCTCTAAATGCTATttccagtttaaaaaaaaatgacagaaAATGTGGACTTTCATGCATTCGATGACTTTTCATGCAAAGACAGTACGGTAGAAGTTTGTTTGGTACTTTGCTATTGTTATTATTTTGCTCATTTCAGGACAAGATGTGGGATTAACAATTTATTAATTTACATTTATGTTGCGTTATAAAGTGCACAGCGCTCTGGTTAACAATTTCTGTTGCAACTCTTTGCTATTCATTAACTGTTTCTTGTttcatttcttgtttctttgacACAGTTTGACTGGACATACCAAATAATCCTCATGAGAGTCCAATGTGGAAATGGAAAGATCAAGTTTGCTTTTGAAATAAAGTTTTTCTTGTCAAAGAACGTAAATGTCTATTTCAGGTtttgctagagagagagagagagatagggccaaaaaaaataataggtgtggttacggtaacatagcagAAGACTAACAGTTCTGGTCTAAGGAGTGACACAAAAAACAGGAGCAAAGTGATGTCGAAGTTAAATCACTTTTAAAAGTTTAGATTTGACACTGTAACCTTGACCCAGTGagtgtgcacgcgtgcgtgcataaaatgtgtgtgtgtgtgtttgagagatggggggaggagagaaagtgtggggggcgagagagagagagtgagagagatccAGAGTCACGTTTTCTACTGAGTTGACACACACTATAACAATAAAGTTCAAATAAATACTGACATAGCTCTACATTGGTTAGAAAAGAGGGTGACCAGTTCGAGAGGGGGCCTATTTTGGATGCGAGGGGGGACCAAAATCGCCAAGGGGGACCAGTCGAAAACGAGGCTGggtgtctaaggggggaccattatagagcagtttttgccacgaattggtcccccgggggtctacttcagaggggggaccggaccggatcctacaccggcagccaattattttccggtattttctcatttcaaccggtaaaataccggtagttaccggttaacgccaatactgtgtttttgagtcacttgagaaaaagtgactctatgtaatcggtcagtgttagtctgtccggccggccgtccggccggctgtccggccggccgtccggccgtccgtagacaccaccttaacgttggacttttctcggaaactatcaaagcgatcgggctcatattttgtttagtcgtgacctccaatgacctctacactttaacaatggtttcgttgacctttgacctttttcaaggtcacaggtcagcgtcaaaggaaaaattagacattttatatctttgacaaagttcatcggatgtgattgaaactttgtaggattattctttacatcaaagtatttacatctgtagccttttacgaacgttatcagaaaaacaagggagataactagccttttctgttcggcaacacacaacttaacgttgggcttttctcggaaactataaaagtgaccgggctcaaattttatgtgaacgtgactcattgtgttgtgaatagcaatttcttcctgtccatctgatgcctcatataatattcagaactgcgaaagtgactcgatcgagcgtttgctcttcttgttacatttagtcaataacatagaggggggggaattgagacgatggtcgtggtgtgtgtgtgtctgtctgtctgtctgtctgtctgtgcgtatgtgtgtgtagagcgattcagaccaaactacttaaccgatctttatgaaatttgacatgagagttcctgggaatgatatccccggacggttttttctttttttttgatgaatacttttgatgacgtcatatccggctttttgtaaaagttgaggcggcactgtcacaccctcatttttcaatcaaattgattgaaatttttgtaaagcaatcctcgacgaaggccggacttcggtattgcatttcagcttggtggcttaaaaattaattaacgtatttgacggactacaagccgcgactttttaaaaaaaaaatcacattgcggcttataaaaagatgcggctaaaacgttacctaaacttgaatagcattcacctaatggaagtcgctgCGGATTTTCAtatcgctcgattagcgattaccggtactttattagctctctactcaagactcggcgcttttctctttctttcgcgaatcttcgtttgtcaacaagtcgttgtgacaagatagcgtacagagaaacaccggatgtatcaggatctcgcgcgcgcgagattttgtttttttgtgtctcgcgatagttggaggagcgagagccgccatgttgtgttttcgtctgctcgaaatgtgcgcaaaagtcgtaaatcatcccaaaaaagcttattccgggcaggactacatgtgtgtgtgttggttacaaattgtgtgtgtgtgatatttttcttcaaacttttccacttttcttctttgtttcacttgtttattctcggagccgatttcgccaataccgtactttcgtttgcctggttgttttgattgattgacacgatctgattttatttttttcgatggcggctaatatagtgacgcggcctgtacgtggctcgtcccaatttttttgttaaaagtcgggggtgcggcttataaaacggtgcgtcttgtaatccgtcaaatacggtaatgACTTcgctcattaaaaatctgaaaattgtaataatttagtttttatataaaacgatccaaatttacgttcatcttattctgcatcatttcctgattccaaaaacatataaatatgttatgtttggattaaaaacaagctctgaaaattaaaaatataaaaattatgatcaaaattaaatttccgaaatcgatttaaaaacaataacatcttattccttttcggttcctgattccaaaaacatatagatatgatatgtttggattaaaaacacgctcagaaagttaaaacgaagagaggtacaggaaagcgtgctatgcagcgcacagcgaaaccactaccgcgctgaacaggctcgtcagtttcactccgttatgcacaagcggcggactacggtcatttgtgaaaaaatgcagtgcgttcagtttcattctgtgagttccacagcttgactaaatgtagtaattttgccttacgcgacttgtttatatttgaaGTTGAATACATAACCTAAATTCAATTCCTTGACATACTTAAGAAATAGTTTTCAATCCTCGTCGCTAGCAATAGTCTCAAATCTTTACCATCAGCTTTCCATCATAACGCCTCTCTAACCGGTTTGTGCTGCTTTTCAGCAATGCTTGGGTCCGGATGGAGTGCCAGGGTTTGAGAAGGTGTCCCACCTGGCCAACTTTCTGGTTGGTCTGCGTGACCAGGTGACGCCCCTCACCAACGGCCAGGTGTCAGAGATTGTGTGCCTGTGGTACAAGATGGACACCATTGACCAGAGGCCCTCAGTAATCACCCCGAGGTTCCACCCAAGCCCCAAGGACGTGCTTGCCTATCTGACACATCATGTAACATTAATTTTAATTTATTGAAAAATACTATTCTGGCTGCGCATGCAGTGCTTGCTTTTTAAAACAATTTGCTTTCTCACCCCCCCTCTTTCTGTTTCAAAATCCTGTGCCTTAGtccttgcttttttttttgcctgcaTTTTGTCCTTACCTGACACCTTTTAACCGGTCTGTTATATATCTGCTTTAGTTTCTGTGTGCATAACATATAGTGTGGATGTGTGGATGTGCggtttaatttttgtttctaaATCCTTTTTGGGCTTGCTTATGTGTGTCTGACCTTTGTGAATTTTCTTGttaccggtgtaggatccggtccggtcccccctctgaagtagtcccccgggggaccaattcgtggcaaaaactgctctataatggtccccccttagacatccagcctcgtttttcttaggcattcaagccattttcaatctatatcttcgtccggtattatgtagtgcacagacagcaatctctttgtttgactatattttgcagaaaataaaatagatctgatttataatgccgttcaaaagaaaaatgacatgaaataaaatgaataataaataaatactgataagaagaaatgaaaccagtctctgattctttcctttcttttctctaaaattgctggtaacattactaacattgtaacaagaaaaacgaggctggatgtctaaggggggaccattatagagcagtttttgccacgaattggtcccccgggggactacttcagaggggggaccggaccggatcctacaccggcatGTTTTCAATAATAAAGTTTTGATAACTaacaggaaagaaaaaaaaggctcaGATCTAAAACATCCTTTTGCATTCAAAAGGTATGATTTGATGCCAAAATTCCTGTGGTGTAATGGCTACACACTGGCCAGTTACTGGTCAGAGTTccaggttcgaatcctggcaGGAATCATTGCATCAGTCTTCTTTTGGCAAAAAGAGGGGCCTTCTTAACatatcaggggtgggacttttggCAAAAAGAGGGGCCTTCTTAACatatcaggggtgggacttttggCAAAAAGAGGGGCCTTCTTAACatatcaggggtgggacttttggCAAAAAGAAGGGCCTTCTTAACatatcaggggtgggacttttggCAAAAAGAGGGGCCTTCTTAACatatcaggggtgggacttttggCAAAAAGAGGGGCCTTCTTAACatatcaggggtgggacttttggCAAAAAGAGGGGCCTTCTTAACATATTAGGGGTGGGACTTTTGGTAAAAAGAGGGGCCTTCTTAACatatcaggggtgggacttttggCAAAAAGAGGGGCCTTCTTAACatatcaggggtgggacttttggTAAAAAGAGGGGCCTTCTTAACatatcaggggtgggacttttggCAAAAAGAGGGGCCTTCTTAACatatcaggggtgggacttttccgcggacacaacttatgAATTCCGCAaaagtaatctatttttccgcgtcccatttcatcacagtataacttgttgactgaatgatatggagagaagtgaagatgaaAAAGAACGCTGGAGGCTTGAGAAtgtggagaatgtctttttcACACAATCCAaagagttgaattttagtctcagaatgcacagattttaatgtaccattttaAAAAATTGtaatgcccccgaacccccctaaaataaagggatttcctcacaagagagtcccactcCTGCATGTAAGCATAAATGGAACCAATCTAAAAGCTAAGCAGAACTGATCTCAGACAAAGCTGTCCTAATTATATTAATTCagtgtacaacaacaaaaaacaccccacccccacacacaaaaacacacgtaaaatcaaacaaacaaacttgtcaCAGTGGGAAAGGACttggggtatggaattccaccCACAGAAGTGTAGTGTTTTGACTTGCTCCAGATCACGCAAGAGAACCACCTTTGACTATGTTCTGAAAGGTTTCACACTAGAGCAGACAACCAGCTCCAAGTATTTAGGTGTAGATATCTGTAGTGACCTTTCATGGAAGTCCCACATCGACCGTGTTACCAAGAAAGCAAACGGCGTTCTCGGATTCCTGAAAAGAAACCTACGCACAACCAACAAGAAGACCAAGTCCAACGCATACTTCACGCTTGTACGACCACACCTAGAGTATTGTAGTGCAGTTTGGAACCTGCACACCGTAGAGAtgactaacaagtcgcgtaaggcgaaaatacaatatttagtcaagtagctgtggaactcacagaatgaaagtgaacgcaatgtaatttttcagcaagaccgtatactcgtagcatcgtcagtccaccgctcatggcaaaggcagtgaaattgacaagaagagcggggtagtagttgcgctaaga
This region of Littorina saxatilis isolate snail1 linkage group LG8, US_GU_Lsax_2.0, whole genome shotgun sequence genomic DNA includes:
- the LOC138974932 gene encoding uncharacterized protein, which produces MPNKHTGELIGVEYMYSQTGRALQYVPADTEDAKKEDAGDDDEEEESADEGFHDLTEVDDMTMADASMVVFATSASYLLFCPDQMGRHHPTSNPHCKQSPTTPPPTPTASSLPPPTPYPHCKQSPTNPPPTPTYAARRTSSISATSSWPFLLTSQTTAFSTLCSVPDLLKADPNQCLGPDGVPGFEKVSHLANFLVGLRDQVTPLTNGQVSEIVCLWYKMDTIDQRPSVITPRFHPSPKDVLAYLTHHVTLILIY